The genomic DNA TTTATGATTACAAGCCAACTCATGCTTCTCTAAGCTAGTCCCTCATCTGGGTATTTGCCAAATGAACATGCTTATGGTTTGTGAGGCTGAAGCAAGCTCGGTTGCTTAGCCTTGAACTGAGTAGACATGGAACAGGATGGGGAAGTGATTTGATTGAATCATTTCATTACATGTCttctcgttttctttttctgtctaCAGTTATGATATTTGTCTTAATGATGCTTCACCTCTAGAaacttgtaaaaaaaaaatgcagggAATCCTTGTTTTTGCTTCTGTCATGGCAACTCTGGGACTGCAGGTCATCTTAGAGTCTATGCGCACCCTATTTTTTTATGTAAGTGACTATGACCTGATATTTGGAGCATCTAAATATTTGGCCCTTTATTACAATATACAgcttttttttgcttttttctaAAGTAAAACACTGACATCATGTTGCTTTTCAATTTGTATCTCTTACCAGGAAGATGAGTTCAACTTAACCAAGGATCATGAGCGATGGGTTGTGGGTAGTATGCTCGGTGTCACTCTGGTGAAATTGCTTCTGATGCTTTACTACCACACTTTCTCCAACAAAATAGTCAAAGCCTATTCCTAGGATCATTTCTTTGATGTTGTCATCAACATCATTAGTCTGGTTGCTGTGCTCCTTGCTAATTAC from Fragaria vesca subsp. vesca unplaced genomic scaffold, FraVesHawaii_1.0 scf0511512, whole genome shotgun sequence includes the following:
- the LOC101309310 gene encoding metal tolerance protein 5-like, which codes for MQGILVFASVMATLGLQVILESMRTLFFYEDEFNLTKDHERWVVGSMLGVTLVKLLLMLYYHTFSNKIVKAYS